In a genomic window of Phyllostomus discolor isolate MPI-MPIP mPhyDis1 chromosome 5, mPhyDis1.pri.v3, whole genome shotgun sequence:
- the MRLN gene encoding myoregulin: MTCKNWILISTTTPTSLEDEIVGRLLKILFVIFVDLLSIIYVVVTS, translated from the coding sequence ATGACGTGTAAAAACTGGATATTAATTTCTACTACTACACCCACAAGTCTGGAAGATGAAATTGTGGGAAgacttctaaaaattttatttgttatcttTGTTGACTTATTGTCGATTATATACGTTGTTGTAACTTCTTAG